One segment of Falco rusticolus isolate bFalRus1 chromosome 3, bFalRus1.pri, whole genome shotgun sequence DNA contains the following:
- the LOC119144912 gene encoding FXYD domain-containing ion transport regulator 3-like — protein sequence MVWGTLRVLVLLAVLSPVRGNIETPDAASPFQYDWHRLRVTGLALAAVLCVIGIIVLLSGKCKCRSKASRRRPPPEASHLVGPGAATTC from the exons ATGGTGTGGGGCACACTCAGggtcctggtgctgctggcag TTCTGTCCCCAGTGAGAGGGAACATAGAGACCCCCG aTGCCGCCAGTCCCTTCCAGTATG ACTGGCACCGCCTGCGGGTGACAGGGCTGGCGCTGGCCGCTGTCCTCTGTGTCATCGGCATCATCGTCCTCCTCA GTGGGAAGTGCAAGTGCCGGAGCAAAGCCAG CCGCCGCCGTCCCCCCCCAGAGGCATCACACCTGGTTGGCCCTG GAGCTGCCACCACGTGCTGA
- the FXYD7 gene encoding FXYD domain-containing ion transport regulator 7 isoform X2: MATPTEAAMGEAARAKDPFNYDYETLRLVGLVLAIAMFVLGVLIALSKKFKCKKAEPSPPDPRQPAKTPTPTATA, translated from the exons ATGGCCACCCCCACGGAGGCAGCgatgggag aaGCTGCCCGGGCCAAGGACCCCTTCAATTACG ACTACGAGACGCTGCGGCTGGTGGGGCTGGTCCTGGCCATCGCCATGTTCGTGCTGGGGGTCCTCATCGCCCTCA gtaaGAAGTTCAAGTGCAAAAAGGCGGAGCCCAG ccccccagaCCCCCGGCAGCCGGCCAAGACCCCCa CCCCCACGGCCACAGCGTAG
- the LGI4 gene encoding leucine-rich repeat LGI family member 4, with amino-acid sequence MPGSLGRLCAPLPPLAWVYPPPAPACYFYPQSRQPKYPVASAGWHAAAPESPTPPPPSNTSVLPVTPVPPRDPQPLHQSLVRWHIDVLGEGSFRDTPALQLLLVTAGRLGTIGDGAFAGLVLLEYLFIEDNDVGTIAPTALRGLRGLLYLSLANNRLETLPRGLFQGLETLTQLDLRGNPFQCDCHLRWLVTWLSSVAPPTETGRCRGPQPRQGTPLAQLQPRDFHCHVSELRPFQSLPFSSLAVEAFALGGHPGVVLAQPFAGACALLEWDQLAGRFRAPTIINGSSPVACHPLQLGGALVVVVAQLGGGSAVWRRAGGPGAPFVRLQALGSGRLRRPHAVASARLGGHWYLGVADSSKGGTSTLFRWGGRGFYPHQALRPWHRDTHLEFLELGGRPALVVCSGTRRPLVYRWSGGSFAPHTDIPHVPDVYAAKHFRLRGHVFLCLTRFLGDAKVMRWEGSMFREVQQVPARGSMVFQPLALAGHRYVILGNDYAPSRVYRLGPGGHLEATQELLAPTPRAFAPFSLGHRHFLVASSFKGATQIYRHVTVDLGS; translated from the exons ATGCCTGGGTCCCTCGGACGCCTGtgtgcccccctccctcccctcgcTTGGGTGtaccccccccccgcccccgcatGTTATTTTTACCCTCAGTCCCGGCAGCCGAAATACCCGGTGGCGTCAGCGGGGTGGCACGCGGCTGCGCCTGAGtcccctaccccccccccccccagtaacACCAGTGTCCTGCCAGTAACCCCAGTGCCTCCACGTGACCCCCAGCCACTCCACCA GTCCCTGGTGCGGTGGCACATCGATGTCCTGGGTGAGGGCAGCTTCCGTgacaccccagccctgcagttGCT GTTGGTCACTGCTGGGCGCCTGGGGACCATCGGAGATGGGGCCTTcgcagggctggtgctgctggagtaCTT GTTCATCGAGGACAATGACGTGGGGACAATCGCCCCCACGGCGCTGCGGGGTCTCCGGGGGCTGCTTTACCT GAGCCTGGCCAACAATCGCCTGGAGACGCTGCCCCGGGGGCTCTTCCAGGGGCTGGAGACACTGACCCAGCT GGACCTGCGGGGCAACCCCTTCCAGTGTGACTGTCACCTGCGGTGGCTGGTCACCTGGCTGAGCAGCGTCGCCCCCCCCACCGAAACGGGGCGCTGCCGGGGACCACAGCCCCGCCAGGGGACCCCCCTGGCCCAGCTCCAACCCCGCGACTTCCACTGCCATGTCTCCG AGTTGCGCCCCTTCCAGTCGCTGCCGTTCTCCTCGCTGGCGGTGGAGGCCTTCGCCctgggggggcacccaggggtggTCTTGGCTCAGCCCTTTGCCGGCGCCTGTGCCCTCCTGGAGTGGGACCAGTTGGCCGGGCGCTTCCGAGCTCCCACCATCATCAACG GTTCCTCACCGGTGGCCTGCCAccccctgcagctggggggggcgctggtggtggtggtggcccaACTTGGGGGGGGCTCGGCCGTCTGGCGCCGCGCTGGTGGCCCCGGCGCCCCCTTCGTCCGGCTGCAGGCGCTGGGCAGTGGTCGGTTGCGACGTCCCCACGCGGTGGCCAGCGCCCGCCTTGGGGGTCACTGGTACCTTGGGGTGGCCGACAGCTCCAAGGGAGGGACCAGCACCCTATTCcgctggggggggaggggcttCTACCCCCACCAGGCCCTCCGGCCGTGGCACCGCGACACCCACCTGGAGTTCCTGGAGCTGGGGGGCCGGCCGGCCTTGGTGGTCTGCAGCGGGACGCGGAGGCCGCTGGTCTACCGGTGGAGTGGAGGGTCCTTCGCCCCCCACACCGACATCCCCCACGTGCCCGACGTCTATGCTGCGAAGCACTTCCGCCTGCGGGGCCACGTCTTCCTCTGCCTGACCCGCTTCCTGGGGGATGCCAAG GTGATGCGCTGGGAAGGCTCCATGTTCCGGGAAGTTCAGCAGGTTCCGGCGCGCGGCTCCATGGTCTTCCAACCCTTGGCCTTGGCCGGCCACCGCTACGTCATCTTGGGCAACGACTACGCCCCCAGCCGCGTCTACCGCCTTGGTCCTGGTGGCCACCTGGAGGCCACCCAGGAGCTACTGGCCCCCACGCCCCGCGCCTTTGCCCCCTTCTCCTTGGGCCACCGCCATTTCCTGGTGGCCTCCAGCTTCAAAGGGGCCACCCAGATCTACCGCCATGTCACCGTTGACTTGGGGTCTTGA
- the FXYD7 gene encoding FXYD domain-containing ion transport regulator 7 isoform X1, translating into MATPTEAAMGEAARAKDPFNYDYETLRLVGLVLAIAMFVLGVLIALSKKFKCKKAEPSPHGHSVAPPPSTRATPPPQPGSPLVHAAPPS; encoded by the exons ATGGCCACCCCCACGGAGGCAGCgatgggag aaGCTGCCCGGGCCAAGGACCCCTTCAATTACG ACTACGAGACGCTGCGGCTGGTGGGGCTGGTCCTGGCCATCGCCATGTTCGTGCTGGGGGTCCTCATCGCCCTCA gtaaGAAGTTCAAGTGCAAAAAGGCGGAGCCCAG CCCCCACGGCCACAGCGTAGCCCCGCCCCCTTCGACGAGAGccacgccccctccccagcctgggtcccccctGGTGCATGCAGCCCCCCCcagttaa
- the FXYD1 gene encoding phospholemman, translating into MAPGAEPPQERDRFYYDYDSLRIGGLVFAGALFLLGVLLVLSRHCRCKFDQQPKTGELDEDAGPLRQSIRRLSTRMR; encoded by the exons ATGGCCCCTGGCGCAG AGCCCCCGCAGGAGCGCGACCGCTTCTACTACG ACTACGACTCGCTGCGCATCGGCGGCCTCGTGTTCGCGGGGGCGCTGTTCCTGCTGGGCGTCCTGCTCGTGCTCA gtcgTCACTGCCGGTGCAAGTTTGACCAGCAGCCAAA GACAGGGGAGCTGGATGAGGATGCGGGGCCCCTTCGACAATCGATCCGCC GTTTGTCCACCCGGATGAGATAA